The genomic segment AGTTAGGTAGACGCCCGCTGCCACCATCGTTGCCGAATGCACAAGCGCCGAGACAGGCGTCGGCCCTTCCATAGCGTCGGGCAACCAGACGTGTAGCGGGAATTGCGCGCTTTTGCCGATACAGCCGCAGAAGATTCCCAATCCGGCAACCACCAGCAGCCAATAGCCATGCCCCTCGTCCCGCAAGGACTCGATCTTTTCGTTCGTGCCATGCACGATGGCGGGAATGTCGGCCTTGGGCGCCGAGTCAATCGCCGACGATTTCACCATGCCGTCTGGCACAGTCAGCATGTGTTCGTGTGAGGCGGGGCGGACCGTGCTGAAGATGCCAGGAGCCTCACCCTCGATATCGCCGAAGGCAAACGTCCCCAGCGTGGCCCACAGTGCCATAAGTCCGATGATCATCCCAAAGTCGCCGACGCGATTGACGATGAACGCTTTGTTCGCCGCGTTCGAGGCACTCTTCCGCTCGATGTAAAAGCCGATCAAGAAATATGAGCAGATACCGACCAGCTCCCAGAAGACAAACACCATCAGGATGTTGCCGGCATATACCAGGCCCAACATGCTGAAGCAGAACAGCGACAGATACTGAAAGAACCGGTAGTATCGCCCTGGACGATGCAGATGGTGGCCGTCGGACAGCGTCACCTCATGATCGGTTACTTCGTGCAATTCGTCGTGCATGTAGCCCGACGCATAGAAGTGAATCAAAGTGGCGATCAGCGTCACCATCGAGAACATCAGTACGGTGAGCGAGTCGATGTAGTAACTGATGGAAAGCTTCAGCGCGCCGAACTGACCAAGGCTATACAAATCTTTCGTGTAGGCCTTGGGCGGGGCCGTCGGCAGACCATGCCCAGCATGCCCCGATTCATGGGCGGCCGCACCCTGTTCGCCATGCGCGGCGGCCGCATCGTCGTGCGCGGCGTCAGCGTCACCATGAGCGACGGCAGCGGCCGTATCTCGTGCTCCAAGATGCCCGAAATGCCAGATGCCAAAAGCCGTCAGCGACAACAAAAAAGAACCGAGAATCGCACCCGTGGCGATGTAGCTGGCAAAGAATCCGGCCTTGCCCATGCGCGGGCCGAATAGCGCGATCAGCGCGAACGATGCCAGCGGCAAAAGCCATGCCAGGCCAAGCAGCAGCGGTAGTGAATGGTCGGGTGACATCAGCCCTTCAGCTCATCCGCACGATCAACGTCGACCGTGGAATGGTTGTTGTAAAAGTTCAAGGTGATGGCCAAGGCCACGGCGGCCTCGGCCGCGGCCAGGACGATTACGAACAGGGAAATAAGTTGCCCGTCGAGTCCCAGCCGATACGAGGAATCGTGATTCAACAATTCGCTGCTAAAGGCGACGAAGTTGATGTTGGCCCCGTTCAGAACGAGTTCGATTCCCATCAAGATGCCCAACGCATTGCGCTTCACCGCCATGCACACGACGCCGGCAATAAACAGCACCGCGCCCACCACCAGGAAGTGCGAAACGCCGACCGGATGTGTTAGCAATTCCATGTTCGTCGCCACCAGGCACTTGATCGAAGTTTTTCGTTACGGTCTTTGGCAGGCCCACGTCTTGCAACGTGGCAATGTGTCAAGCTATGCGGCGCTACGCCTCGCGCTGCGGTTTGGCCCTGCGTTTCGTGCGCGCCAAATATGCCGCACCCACTAGCACCACTAGCAGATGTACGGAAACAAGCTCAAACGGCAACAGGTAGCCGGCCATGCCCGGTTTCAGATCCGCGCTGCCGGGTTGCAATCGATCGACCCGCGCCCCAAGCAAACCAAGACCGATATGGGTCGACGTTCTCGGTCGCCCTTCGCCGATCTGGTCCCCCTCGAAGGAAACGGCGGCTGCATCGTTCGCTGACTCGTGGGTGCCCACTTCCGAGACTTGGTGGATTTTGGCTGTCGCACCGCGTTCATCGGCGGCATGCTGATCGGCATGGGCGTCGACCGCCACAGTCGGCTGATTGCGCCACGCCACGACACTAAATGCCGCTGGCACCAGCAGCGCGGCCAAGCAGCCAGATAGCATCACGGCCACGATCCAGTCCCCACCGCCGGTGCGCATCGAAATAAACGGCCCTTGCGCGGTGAGCATGACGCCAAAGATCAACAGCACTAGCGTGCCGCCGACATAGATCATTAGCTGCATCGAGCCGACAAAATCGGCACCTGCTAGAAAGAACAAGCCTGACGTAGCGCCGAGCGACACGATCAGGCACAGCGCCATGCGGACGATGTTCGTGGCCACGACCACAGCCACGGCCGAGCCGCACGCCACCACGGCAAAGAGCAGGAAAAACAGTGAGTGCCAGTTAATCGCGTCCAAAGCTTACTTCCCTTCAGCCGCAGATTGCGTAAGCGCGACAAGACGACGATCCGCACGCGAGGCGTCTGCCACTCCTCCCTGCGGCGCCTTGGCCTCCGCGGGCTCGGCAGCGGTCGCATGCACGTAGCGGTACGCGTAGGGCATGGATCGCAATCCAACGCCGCCGGGCAGCAGGAACGTCCACAGCGTCGCACCGAGAAACATTACCGCCGCGATGGGCGTGCAGTATTTCAAACAGACTTGCATTACCTGGTCGATTCGCAGTCGAGGCAACGTCCACCGCACCCAAATCATGAACGTGACGCCAGCGACGCACTTGAATACAAAGTTAAACAATCCCAGCAGGTTGCCGATCCAGGCCAAAACAGGACCGTTTTCCGGCGTCAGGCCTAACATATGAACGATCGGTAGCGGGCCGTTCCAGCCTCCAAAGAACAGAATCGCCGCCAGTCCGCTTACCGCGAACATCGAGCCATATTCGGCCATGTAGAACGCCAGCCAGCGGAAGCCCGAATACTCGGTATGGAATCCGGCGACCAGTTCGCTTTCGGCCTCGGCCAGATCGAACGGGGCACGATTCACGCTGGCCGTCGCGCAGGTGAAGTAAACCCAAAACGTGATGAACGTAAACGGATCGTGGAAAACAAGCCAGTTGGTAAACAGGCCCTGCTGCATGTTGCCAATCTTGACGAGGTCCATCTGACCTGTGATCAAGACGGGAACCACTACGCACATGCCCAGCGGTACTTCGTAGCTAACGACTTGAGCCGCCTCGCGCATGGCGCCGAACAGCGACCACTTCGATGCCGAGGCATAGCCGGCCAGAATCACGCCGAACACCTCCAGACCCAACACGGCGAGGATGAAGAACACGCCGACATCGAGATCCTGCGCCACCCAACCGTTGGCAAACGGCAGCGCCAACAGGGCGGCGAACGAGGCGCAAAAGCTAACGTACGGGGCCAGCCGAAACAAAACCGCGTCGGCATCCTTGGGCCGCAAATCTTCTTTCGTAATGAGCTTCAAACCGTCGGCCAGCAACTGTAACCAACCGTACTTGCCACCGCAACGCGTGGGGCCGAGCCGATCCTGAATGCGGGCCGAGACCTTGCGTTCGACCCACACAAAAAACATGGCGCCAATAAAGGGCACCAAAAGCAGCAATCCGCACTGCAACAACCCGACCATCAAATAGGCGATCGGCTGCGGCAGGTAATTCGCCAGTGCTTCGGCCACCGTGTTGCTTCGTCCCGAGCGGAAAAAGCCGCTCAAATAAACCGCGGAACTTCAGCTGGCACGGCTCTCGCGCACCAGCGTAACTCTTTGGCGTGAAAAGAAGTCCCGTAAGATCGTGAAATATGGCACAAGGGCCGGGGTCTGTTCAAGCCCCCACCGCTCGATTTTCCCAGGCTGGCGAGACCACGACTCTGCCGGCCGGGCGCAGCCGAGAAATCCGGTCGACAATCTCCAGCTGGTGGCGGGAATCGGGGGTGGCCACGTGCAAGTCGCACAGAACCGTGTCGGCGCAAATCGTGCCGCAACGGCGCGCGACGATGGCGCATCAAACAACGGCGGTCTTACTAACGATCGATCTCGCCCATCACCACGTCCAGAGAGCCTACAATCGCCGGCACGTCGGCAATCAGGCAGCCACGGCACAACTCGTGGGTAACTGACAAGTTGCAGAAACTGCTGCTGCGGGCACGGACGCGCCAAGGTATCGACGTTCCATCACTGACGATATAGAAGCCCATTTGTCCGCGCGGCGCCTCGGTTTCGAGATAGGCCTCGCCTTTGGGCAGCTTCTCGGCCAGCTTGACGGGAATGCCGTAATCCCCCTTGGCCGTGCTGTAGCGGTCGATGGCCTGCCGCACCATGTCGATGGCCTGCATGACTTCCAGCATTCGCACGTAGAAACGATGCCAACAGTCTCCCAGGACGGCTTCGCGAGGGACGGCCGGGTAGTCGTGGTCGCGCGGATAATGGCCGTCGCGTTCGACAATGACCTCGAAGGCATAGCCGTCGTACATGGCGGTATAACGATCCTCGCCGTCGCGGCGCAAGTCGTGATCCACCCCGCTGCCCCGCAGCACCGGGCCGGTGCAACCGTAGTCGATTGCCATCTCCGGCGTCAGAATGCCCAATCCGGCCGTGCGTTTGATGAAGATCGCGTTCGTCGTGAGCAGCGTATGGCACTCGGCGATGACCGGCTCGAGCTGATCGAGGAACTCGGCACATTGCTTCAGCCAGCCCGAGGGAAGGTCATGTGTAGCCCCGCCGACCGTCAAGTAGCTGTAGGTCAGTCGTGCGCCACAAGCCAACTCGAACAAATCGAGAATCTTTTCCCGTTCGCGGAAGGCATACAGGAACGGGCTGAACGTGCCTAAATCGAGCCCGTAAGCCCCCATGCCTACCAGATGGCTGGCAATGCGGTTCATCTCGACAATGATCACGCGCAGATGGCGGGCCTTGTCCGACAATTGGTGCTTGAGCAGCTTCTCGACGGTCATTGCCCAGCCGAGATTCATGTTCATGCCGGCCAGATAATCCATCCGGTCCGTGTACGGAATAAATTGACGCGGCGTCAGATTCTCGCCGATCTTCTCCGCGCAACGGTGCAGATAGCCGATATGGGGCGTGCATTCCGATACCACTTCCCCATCCGTACGCAGCACCAATCGCAACACGCCGTGCGTGCTGGGATGTTGTGGGCCCATATTCACCAACATTTCGTCGGTGCGTACGTCGAATTCAATGACGCGAGGATCGTCGAGATGCGTGGCCATGACTGTTTCGTTCTATGCCGGTGGCGAACAAGATATATATTCAGCGCCCGCGAATGCCCTGGTACTCGAGCGGCATTTCGTAATCCTTGCGGAGCGGATGGCCCACCCAATCCTCTGGGCACAGGATGCGCCGCAAGATGGGATGGCCAATGAAGCGGACACCGCTCAGATCGTAGACCTCGCGCTCGTGCCAGTCCGCCGTGCTCCACACGGACGTGACCGAGGGGATTTCCGGCAGTTGGCCCGGTTCATCGTTCTGCCAGCGTGGCAACATTGCCTTTAACACAAGGCTGGACTTGTTGGGTATGCTCCACAGATGGTAGACGAGTTCCAGATGCGGCGTGAAGCTCGCCTTGGCGGCTTTCTTGGGATCTGGCTCGAAGTAATCCACGGCCGTGATGCAGTTGAGCAGATTGAAACGCAAATCCGGCTCATCGCGCAGATAACGCCCCACTTCGGCAATCGCCTGCGGCGCAACTTCGATCCAAGGATCGATTGCTTCCAGGTTGGCGCCCGTGATAAGGTCGCCGAATCGCTTCTTCAGTCGGTCCAAAAATGCTTGACCGCTCATTTCAACTCGCTAACTGGCAGAAAGGGCAATGTTCGATATTGATCTAGGGGGCGAAATGCCGCCCCGCGCACATGGTCTTGGCAAAACTGGTCACGCCAGCGCCGGCTCTTCTTCCTCGACGATAGTGCGACTGCCCGCCCCGGCGCGGCCCCGTTCCAGACTCAGTGCCCTTACCCAATCCAGATCGCCACGCCGCCACACATAGGCGAAGCCGACCAACAGCACGGCAAAGAAGACTAGAATGTCGGCAATTGACATTAGCGCCAGGGCACGAGCCGTCTGCGCAACTTGTGCCGCATCGGCCGGTGCAGGACGAGACTCAACCGGTACGTCAAGCTCGTCATAAACCGCCACGATCGGCGCGCTGAGAGCATTCTTTTCCTTCATGATCCGCACCTCGGCCGGACCGCTCACGGCGGGGTCCATCAAGTGCGTCGACTTGCCGAACACTGTGGCCCACGGAAAGAAGAACGCGACCTCCACATCAAAAATGATGAACAGCAGCGCGACGACGTAGAACCGTAAATCGAATTGCACGAAGCTGGAGCCGATCGCGGGTTCTCCGCACTCATAGACTTGCAGCTTCTCGACCGACGGAGCATTGGGCCGAATGAACCGACCCATCACCAGATGGATGAACAGGAAAAAGAAGCCAAAGCCAAAGAACAAGGCCAGGTAGCCAGCGATCAGAGTCGGCGACATGTCGCGAAACCATCAAGGTAAGAGGCGGACCCGAAGGATCTCCACAAACCAAGGATTCTAGGTCAACCAGCCCCTTTTGCAACCCTGCTGTCTTGGCGTAAACGCATCCGGCCCTTAACACCGTGCCGGCCGAATGCCAAGATCGCGCTCAATGGTCCAACCATACGACGGGCCGAGTCATCCTCACGCCTTCAAGATGGCGCCCACGGCGGCCGGATCGAATTTGTCCGGCCAGCGCGTCCGCGCGTCATAGATCGCGCGGTGGAATTGGGCTCCTTCGAGGTCGGCGCCCGTCAGGTCTGCCCCCAGAAGCAAGACCCCTTCCATCAAGGCACCACGCAGATCCGCCTGAAATAGGCTCGCACGCCGCAGGCTGGCCTCGCTGAGATCGCAATGCGCGAGCGACGCCGAGATAAGCATGGCGCAACTCAAATTGGTCCGCACCAGACGGGCATGGCTAAGATCGGCAGCCGCCAGGTTGGTGAACGACAGATCGGCGTCGGAAAAGTCGGAATTCTTTAGAGCGGCGCGTGTGAGAACCAAGCCCGACATGGCCGCGCAGCACAAAGAAAGGCCTGACAAGTTCACCTTGTCGAGGTCCCGCGCGTCGATTTGGTGCAAGATTGCACCGGTGGTCTTGTGCTTGATATCGATCAGTGCCGTCCTCCACGCCCTACAGGCACGGCTACATACCTACGATTCACCGCCCGGAGAAGGTCCTACTAGAATACTGTACGAGATTCCTTTGCAACTGTCCCCGCACCGGGTCATTGCAGCAAGAATAGATTGACCGTACCACCGATGGCGCACAGCAAGAAGCGCTGAAAATGGCGCGGCCGCGTGACGGAACGTCAGCCGTCCATGGTATCCGTTGTCGACGATGCGCCGGTCGCGGCGCTGGCCGTCAGGGGCTGGCGCCCCCGAAAGCCGGCATCCAAGTCGTGCCAATGCAGGACTTCAGGCTCGCCCAGCTTCCAACAGAGATAGATTGGCCGGCCGTCCAGAATAGCTGGAAAATCAACGAGTCCCTCGGGGCCATTCTTCGGCTCGACACCCAATTGACGAAGCTCTTCGACGTATTCCTGCAGGCGCTGGCTGTCCTTCTCCAGCTCTTCCTCAATTTGAGAGAGCTCCTCGCCGTACGGGTCTTGCACGCCCCGCTCACGGCCGGCCAACAACAAGGACAGCCGCTCGCGGCGGTCGACGACATCACGAGAAAGCGCGGCCAGGTCCGTTACGATCGCCCGCACCAACGGCAACGAGGCATTTGCCGACTCGACCGTAAAGGTCTTCCGCACCTCGGATAGGTCGTCCGTCATCACTGGCCTCTCAATGTTCCGACCGCTCACTGGTTGGGACCGCCATGCACGGGATCCGCGATCACTTTCGAGTTTGCCACGGCCGTGGGGTTCAGTGTTGCGCGACCCCAGGCCACATCCACCGGCAAACGCGAGAAGTCCACGATGCAGCCATCCCGACTGTAACAACTCAGATCGTGCGTCGCGCCCATGAAAATGCAGTCCACGGGGCACGGATCGACGCATAACGCACAGAACATGCACTTCGAGTAGTCAATCGTGAAGCCCGTGACTTTAAAACCCTTGCCATGCGTCACGCGCTCTTTACCAATATAGATGCAGTCGACAGGGCATGCCTTCGCACATTGGTCGCAGGCAATGCAAGTCGTCAAGTCGTAGCGATGAAAGCCCCGATAGCGCGGCGCCACGGGAACCGGCAATTCCGGGTATTCAAAACGCTCGGTGAACGTCTTGCGCTGTGGGTCATAGGTGACCAGCCAGTAGCGCATCGTGACCCACAAACCGTTGACAACGGTAAAAACCGCGTTTCGAATATTCCGCAGCCAGTCCAACATACGTAAAAGCAACCCGCTGTGGTTAGGCTCGCGCGATGGTTTGGCATCTTGCCGAGGCAACGACGAGGTGTTGGGCGCGCTTCCAACAGCTTTCTGTCTCGGTACGTTTCAAATTATAGACACGTCGACCTCTGCCGCAAGCGACGTCCGGCCGACGTGCCTTATCGATCAGGGTTTCGGCGTAGCGCCGCGCCGATTCCGATTTGGTCTCCCGCGCAACTTCAATCAGTTCCGCGGCTGCCAAGGCGACGATCTGAGTGCCAAGCCGATGTGGTCGACCGCTCGAATCCTTGATGGTGACACGTTCCCCACGATGTTTCAATTCTTTGGGGGCATCGACACAGGCGGGAAGTCCACGCATTGCAAACCCCCTGCGAACAAAAGATTCCACGGCCACTGGCACGGCAGAGCGATTGGTCTTGTCGAACTGACCACTCCTCGCCTGCCAGACACTATGCCTAGGCCGCGCGCCGTGCGTGTGCAAGGTTGCGACAGTTGGTTCCCAGAAGGACTCGGCAATCCGGCGGAGAAAAACCTCGAACTGCGCGCTTAACCCATTCCTGTATAAGTGGTTAAATCACACCATCTCGACACGCCCCGCTTTCGTCCCCTGCCGCAACGAGGACGCCAGGTAACGAATGGCATGCCAAAAGCCGCAAAAGTGCGAAAAAAATCTTGTCCGGCCGTTACGATCGCTTGACTCCTTCTCGGGGCCACGTAGAGTGAATTGAGGTATATCACCTGGGTGATGTACGGAAGTTGACTCTATTTGTCGGTTTCCGTGATCGTGCGCCAGCATGATCGCAGACCAAAAACAAGGAAGTCGCTCCCCCCAGGGAAGCTTTTTCAAGCGAAGGAACGTCCGATGTTGGTCTTATCGCGGAAAAAGAACGAGAGTATCGTCATCAACGATGACATTACGATCGTTGTCGTCGAGATCCGGGGGGATAAGGTGCGGCTGGGAGTCGAAGCTCCTAAAGAAGTGCCGGTGCATCGTAGCGAGGTCTATCAAGCCATCCATCGCAACGACTCGCTGGAGAAGCCCACCGCCAAACCCGACGTTGCTGGTGCCGAACCCGCGGCCGAAGCATAATCTTGCGAGCCGCAGTGCTGCAGGATTTCTTCTGAACGCTCAGAGCCGATCGATGGCCGGGCCCGATAGGCCGCTCGCATTCCTTCGAGCGATGTCTGGAAGTTGACTTACACACGCCTCTGCGGCATCGCGCCGGGTGCCTGATCGCTGAGCCCGTCTTGTGGCGGTTAGAAGCCGCTCACGCTTTTGTCAGCACCGCCTCAATGGCGCCGCACATTCCGTTCGCTACTTGACGGCCTTAGGCGGATGCGATTATACAGCCATCTGGGTATCCGTACGGTGCCCGAAAGTGCGGCCCCGTCGTCTAGCCGGCCTAGGACACAGGCCTTTCACGCCTGCAACACGGGTTCGAATCCCGTCGGGGTCATTGGTGCGCAGCGTTCAAAATCTTGGGATCTTTGCGCGCAGCTGGTAAGAATAACCAGGGGATTTGGTGCGACCACTGTTGCGGTCGTCAACCATTCCAGGGCTATGCCGCGTGCCGGTCTTAGCATGTGGGGTTTTCATCTGGCTAATTCGCGGGCCGAGCACGTTTCCGCGTTTTTGCCGGCACTCCGCACAGCCTCCTACTCTTCAGTCGCTCAAGCCAGCGATTCGCTCAGCTTTTTATAGTAGCGATGGGGGTCGATGTGGACTTTGACGCTGCCCAACCTTTCGACGCCCTGCTGATTGTTTCCTTTGGCGGGCCAGAGCAACCTGCCGACGTCATTCCTTTCTTGGAAAATGTGCTGCGCGGCAAACACGTCCCGCACGAGCGGATGTTGGAAGTTGCCGAACATTACCGGCAATTTGGCGGCAAGAGCCCGATCAACGATCAGAATCGCGAGCTGATCAGGGCGCTCAAGCGGGAATTGGAGCGGCAGGGTCCGCATGTGCCCATCTATTGGGGCAACCGGAACTGGCACCCAATGCTCCCTGACACGCTACGTAAAATGGCGCAGGACGGCATTCGGCACGCGCTCGCCTTTTTCACGTCGGCCTACAGCTCCTATTCGGGCTGCCGCCAATACCGCGAGAACATCGATCAAGCTCAGCGCGAAACAGGGCCCGAAGCCCCGCGCATCGAGAAACTGCGCGTCTTCTTTAATCATCCCCTCTTTATCGAAACGATGATCGATCGCGTGGCCGCGGCGCTAGCGCTCATCCCGGCCGAGCGACGTTCGTGTACATTCCTGATTTTTACGGCCCACAGCATTCCCCTGGCGATGGCCACCAATTGCGACTACGAGGCGCAGTTGCGCGAGGCCTGCGGGCTGGTTTCCAGGGCGTTCCCAGGCCACTCCTGGTGGCTGACTTATCAAAGCCGCAGCGGTCCGCCGTCTCAACCCTGGCTCGAACCGGATGTGGGTGATGCGCTGCGCGAATTGGCGCGCCAGGGCACACGCGATGTCATTGTTGTTCCGATCGGCTTCATCTCGGACCATCTGGAAGTGATCTATGATCTCGACACGGAAGCCAAGAAGATCAGCCAGGAATTGGGACTGAACATGGTCCGCGCCGCGACCGCCGGAACCGATCCGAGATTAATAAGCATGATTCGCGAATTAATTCTGGAGCGACTCGAGCCGGGGCGCGAACGCCGAGCCTTGGGGACGCTGGGTCCCAGCCATGATATTTGCCCGGCAGATTGTTGCATGCCACCGCGACGCGGCTGATAGTAACGGCAGCTGCTGGTCGCTTCAGCGCGATTGCTCTTAATGAACCCATCCACTTGCGATCGCCGCATTCCGCCATGACGTCGCGCACGCGTCCCTCGTTCTAGCAACCTGATTTTCCGGCTGGGTTAGTAAAATGGCTGACGAAGAGCATTTCCGAAAACTCGAACGGATGTACGTCCGCGCGCCCGGCAACGATTACTACGCACCGCGACTGACGATCTCGCACGGCGCCACCGAACTTGTGATCCCGATTGATCGGCGGTTTTATCACAGTGCCGGTGCGGCTCACGGTTCGGTCTACTTCAAAGCGCTCGATGACGCCGCGTTCTTCGCCGTGAATTCGCTTGTCGAGGATGTGTTCGTATTGACCGTCACGTTCACAACCTATTTGACTGGCCCCATCTCGGACGGGGCGATGCACGCCCGGGGTCGGGTTGTCCACGCAGCGAAGAGCTTCTTCGTGGCCGAAAGCGTGGTCTGCGACACGGCCGGCCACGAAATTGGTCGCGGTAGCGGTACCTTCACCCGCAGCCGTGTCCAGCTCGCCCCCGAGATCGGCTATCACTAAGACGGAGTAGGGCGGGGCGACGGACAAACCCCCTGACGAAAACCTCCTCACCCGCTTCGTCTCAAGTCCCGCCCCCAGTCCGGCCGATTGGGCTGATGGACGGA from the Pirellulales bacterium genome contains:
- a CDS encoding proton-conducting transporter membrane subunit: MSPDHSLPLLLGLAWLLPLASFALIALFGPRMGKAGFFASYIATGAILGSFLLSLTAFGIWHFGHLGARDTAAAVAHGDADAAHDDAAAAHGEQGAAAHESGHAGHGLPTAPPKAYTKDLYSLGQFGALKLSISYYIDSLTVLMFSMVTLIATLIHFYASGYMHDELHEVTDHEVTLSDGHHLHRPGRYYRFFQYLSLFCFSMLGLVYAGNILMVFVFWELVGICSYFLIGFYIERKSASNAANKAFIVNRVGDFGMIIGLMALWATLGTFAFGDIEGEAPGIFSTVRPASHEHMLTVPDGMVKSSAIDSAPKADIPAIVHGTNEKIESLRDEGHGYWLLVVAGLGIFCGCIGKSAQFPLHVWLPDAMEGPTPVSALVHSATMVAAGVYLTGRFYPVFVPEVLLVIAYVGAITLFLAATIATTAVDIKRVLAYST
- the nuoK gene encoding NADH-quinone oxidoreductase subunit NuoK, yielding MELLTHPVGVSHFLVVGAVLFIAGVVCMAVKRNALGILMGIELVLNGANINFVAFSSELLNHDSSYRLGLDGQLISLFVIVLAAAEAAVALAITLNFYNNHSTVDVDRADELKG
- a CDS encoding NADH-quinone oxidoreductase subunit J; the protein is MDAINWHSLFFLLFAVVACGSAVAVVVATNIVRMALCLIVSLGATSGLFFLAGADFVGSMQLMIYVGGTLVLLIFGVMLTAQGPFISMRTGGGDWIVAVMLSGCLAALLVPAAFSVVAWRNQPTVAVDAHADQHAADERGATAKIHQVSEVGTHESANDAAAVSFEGDQIGEGRPRTSTHIGLGLLGARVDRLQPGSADLKPGMAGYLLPFELVSVHLLVVLVGAAYLARTKRRAKPQREA
- the nuoH gene encoding NADH-quinone oxidoreductase subunit NuoH — its product is MAEALANYLPQPIAYLMVGLLQCGLLLLVPFIGAMFFVWVERKVSARIQDRLGPTRCGGKYGWLQLLADGLKLITKEDLRPKDADAVLFRLAPYVSFCASFAALLALPFANGWVAQDLDVGVFFILAVLGLEVFGVILAGYASASKWSLFGAMREAAQVVSYEVPLGMCVVVPVLITGQMDLVKIGNMQQGLFTNWLVFHDPFTFITFWVYFTCATASVNRAPFDLAEAESELVAGFHTEYSGFRWLAFYMAEYGSMFAVSGLAAILFFGGWNGPLPIVHMLGLTPENGPVLAWIGNLLGLFNFVFKCVAGVTFMIWVRWTLPRLRIDQVMQVCLKYCTPIAAVMFLGATLWTFLLPGGVGLRSMPYAYRYVHATAAEPAEAKAPQGGVADASRADRRLVALTQSAAEGK
- a CDS encoding NADH-quinone oxidoreductase subunit D (Catalyzes the transfer of electrons from NADH to quinone); the protein is MATHLDDPRVIEFDVRTDEMLVNMGPQHPSTHGVLRLVLRTDGEVVSECTPHIGYLHRCAEKIGENLTPRQFIPYTDRMDYLAGMNMNLGWAMTVEKLLKHQLSDKARHLRVIIVEMNRIASHLVGMGAYGLDLGTFSPFLYAFREREKILDLFELACGARLTYSYLTVGGATHDLPSGWLKQCAEFLDQLEPVIAECHTLLTTNAIFIKRTAGLGILTPEMAIDYGCTGPVLRGSGVDHDLRRDGEDRYTAMYDGYAFEVIVERDGHYPRDHDYPAVPREAVLGDCWHRFYVRMLEVMQAIDMVRQAIDRYSTAKGDYGIPVKLAEKLPKGEAYLETEAPRGQMGFYIVSDGTSIPWRVRARSSSFCNLSVTHELCRGCLIADVPAIVGSLDVVMGEIDR
- a CDS encoding NADH-quinone oxidoreductase subunit C translates to MSGQAFLDRLKKRFGDLITGANLEAIDPWIEVAPQAIAEVGRYLRDEPDLRFNLLNCITAVDYFEPDPKKAAKASFTPHLELVYHLWSIPNKSSLVLKAMLPRWQNDEPGQLPEIPSVTSVWSTADWHEREVYDLSGVRFIGHPILRRILCPEDWVGHPLRKDYEMPLEYQGIRGR
- a CDS encoding NADH-quinone oxidoreductase subunit A, which encodes MSPTLIAGYLALFFGFGFFFLFIHLVMGRFIRPNAPSVEKLQVYECGEPAIGSSFVQFDLRFYVVALLFIIFDVEVAFFFPWATVFGKSTHLMDPAVSGPAEVRIMKEKNALSAPIVAVYDELDVPVESRPAPADAAQVAQTARALALMSIADILVFFAVLLVGFAYVWRRGDLDWVRALSLERGRAGAGSRTIVEEEEPALA
- a CDS encoding pentapeptide repeat-containing protein encodes the protein MNLSGLSLCCAAMSGLVLTRAALKNSDFSDADLSFTNLAAADLSHARLVRTNLSCAMLISASLAHCDLSEASLRRASLFQADLRGALMEGVLLLGADLTGADLEGAQFHRAIYDARTRWPDKFDPAAVGAILKA
- a CDS encoding DUF2203 domain-containing protein, with the protein product MTDDLSEVRKTFTVESANASLPLVRAIVTDLAALSRDVVDRRERLSLLLAGRERGVQDPYGEELSQIEEELEKDSQRLQEYVEELRQLGVEPKNGPEGLVDFPAILDGRPIYLCWKLGEPEVLHWHDLDAGFRGRQPLTASAATGASSTTDTMDG
- a CDS encoding NADH-quinone oxidoreductase subunit I, with product MLDWLRNIRNAVFTVVNGLWVTMRYWLVTYDPQRKTFTERFEYPELPVPVAPRYRGFHRYDLTTCIACDQCAKACPVDCIYIGKERVTHGKGFKVTGFTIDYSKCMFCALCVDPCPVDCIFMGATHDLSCYSRDGCIVDFSRLPVDVAWGRATLNPTAVANSKVIADPVHGGPNQ
- the csrA gene encoding carbon storage regulator CsrA, with translation MLVLSRKKNESIVINDDITIVVVEIRGDKVRLGVEAPKEVPVHRSEVYQAIHRNDSLEKPTAKPDVAGAEPAAEA
- a CDS encoding ferrochelatase; its protein translation is MGVDVDFDAAQPFDALLIVSFGGPEQPADVIPFLENVLRGKHVPHERMLEVAEHYRQFGGKSPINDQNRELIRALKRELERQGPHVPIYWGNRNWHPMLPDTLRKMAQDGIRHALAFFTSAYSSYSGCRQYRENIDQAQRETGPEAPRIEKLRVFFNHPLFIETMIDRVAAALALIPAERRSCTFLIFTAHSIPLAMATNCDYEAQLREACGLVSRAFPGHSWWLTYQSRSGPPSQPWLEPDVGDALRELARQGTRDVIVVPIGFISDHLEVIYDLDTEAKKISQELGLNMVRAATAGTDPRLISMIRELILERLEPGRERRALGTLGPSHDICPADCCMPPRRG
- a CDS encoding PaaI family thioesterase; this translates as MADEEHFRKLERMYVRAPGNDYYAPRLTISHGATELVIPIDRRFYHSAGAAHGSVYFKALDDAAFFAVNSLVEDVFVLTVTFTTYLTGPISDGAMHARGRVVHAAKSFFVAESVVCDTAGHEIGRGSGTFTRSRVQLAPEIGYH